The Treponema sp. OMZ 790 genome includes the window AGTTTTTTCATTTTTAGGCAGATTTGCAAAAAATACGTTTACATATTCCGTTAATTTTTCCATAGATTAGGTTCCTCCTATACAAAGCGGTTAATTAATTCGACAGACGACTTCCATTCTTCAATTTTTTCGGCCAAATGTTTTTTGCCTGTTTCGGTAAGCTTAAAATAAACTCTCGGTCTGCCGTTTACTTCGCCCTTATCGTAGGAAACCGTAAACCCGAGTCTTTCATACCTGTCAAGGGCGGAATAAAGGGTTGTTTCCTTTAACGAATAAAGCCCTTCCGATAATTCTTCTATCTCTTTTGAAATTTGATAGCCGTAGCTGTCTCCTTTTTTTAAGACCGACATAATGAGAATATCGTTAAAGCCCCGCATCACATCACTTGAAACTATTTTCATAACTTCTCCCTAAGTGCTAGGTTATACTTCATTTATAATACTATTACAGCAATACTATGATAGATATAGTATAGACAAAAAAAGAATTTTTGTCAAGAAAAAAGTACGCTTTTTAGAACAATAACTTAATTGAACAAGATATAATTTTGTGCTATACTCAATTTTCTTAAAAAAGAGTAATTTAATCCGCTGATACGGGAAAGAGGGTTTATTATGGGAAATTTCTTTACCAAGATAAAAGAAAAATTTTCGGGTATGAACAAAAACTATTCTGAAAATGTTTTAAATTCATATACCGCTAAATTGGTTCAAGTGCTGCAATCTATTGATAATCATATCGAGTATGAATTGGAACTTGCGAATAATGTAGGCTTAAAGCAGGATATATTGGATAAATATGATCCTATAAAATACATCATTGAACTTGATACTCAGATATTGAAGAAAATTAAAAATTCGGAAAAGACCTTTTACGGCTTTTATCAAAAAGCAATTTTTTTGGATTTAACCGGATTTAAACATGTAAATGAAAAGATATACAGCGAACTCTTATATAGAATGTTCGAGATGTCGGCAAGGAACAAAAATATAGATGTAAATAAATTTATAAGAGAATTTTATGCCTATTGCAATAAGAATTCTTTTGCCTATGCCGGTGAAGAGATTGTCAGTCGGTTAAAAAAATATCTGCAGCTGGCCGAACCCTATATAATAAAAACAAAATATGAGGAGGGCTCGCAAGAAGATTTTAGAAAAGATTCCGATAAACAAGAAAATAAGGACTTCTTTGCCGAAACAAAAGAAGATGCTTACGGCGTTAAATTGATTATAGATTTGTTATTTCAATATAGTATAGAAGATATGAAATCATTAAATAAAGTGCTAAAAAAAACAGGCTTTTTTCATTTTTTTGTATGGATTATTATTCCTATACTTGCAGCGATTGGTTTAGTTTTCTGGATTGATGGAGTCGCATGTATTATAATTATTGCAGGCGTAATAATTGCCATAACCAACTTGATCTTATTTATCTACAGATCGGTAAAAATAAAATATCTTAAAAAATCCATCATAAAGATTGCAACTGCCGCAAAGATAGGCGAAAATTATATCTATTCTTCTTTAAAAGACCGTTACGGTAAAAAAATAAAAAAACTTTTAAAGTAGCGGTTTTTATTCTATAAATTTTTCTCGTTCCATTGACAAAATATAAAAAGAAAGTGTATTATGGCTCGGTTTAAATTTAACTAAAAAGGAGAGAACCGTATGAAAAAACCTATTATCGGGATAACGGGCAGCTGCCTTTACGAACCTTCTGCCGGACTGTTTTCAGGTTACGAAAGAATGTATACCAATACCGACTACGTTAATGCAGTGCTTGCTGCGGGCGGAGTTCCGCTAATGCTTCCTATCATCAATGACGAAGAAGCTGTCCGGCAGCAGATCGAAAATCTTTCAGGCATCATAATTATGGGCGGCTACGATGTTGAACCCCACTTTTTTAATGAAGAGCCTCTTTCTTGTCTTGGAGAAGTTCTTCCCAAACGGGATATCTACGAACTGAAACTCATTAAAGCCGCTAAGGCTTTAAAAAAGCCTATTTTTGGAATATGCAGGGGAATGCAGATTTTAAACGTTTCTTTCGGCGGCTCTCTTTATCAGGATCTCTCGCTTATAAAAAGAGACATTCAAATACAGCATGTACAAAAAGCCCGCCCTCAGGAGCGTACTCACTCTATTAAAACCGAAGCAAATTCGATTATGCAAAAAGTTTTCGGAAAAGAAGATATGGTCAATTCTTTCCATCACATGGCGGTAAAAGAGCTTGCAAAAGATTTTAAGGTTACGGCTCATGCTCCTGACGGTATAGTTGAAGCCATAGAATATACGGGAGACGATTTTATAATGGGTGTTCAGTTTCATCCCGAAATGACGGCTGCCGTACATAAACCCTCATTGGACTTGTTTAAAGAATTTATAAATCACTGTTAGTTAATCTCAACTATAGTTAAGCTGTCTATAATATTTCAATCTAAGGAGTTGAAAATGGAAAATAAAGGTAAATTAGGCCTTTTGAGTATTTGCCTTCTTGGGGTAAATGCTATTGTCGGTACCGGGGTGTTTTTGCTTCCGGGAAAAGCTGCCAAATTGGTAGGCGTGTCTAGTATCGGTATTATTTTATTTGATGCCGTTTTAGTTATTTTGATTGCGCTTTGTTTTGCTGAGGCAGGCGGTTTATTTAAAAAGAACGGAGGCCCCTATGTTTATGCCAAAGAGGCCTTCGGTGAATTTGTCGGTTTTGAAGTCGGATTTATGAAATGGGCAATCATGATTATTGCTTGGGCTGCAATGGCTGTAGGTTTTCCGACTGCTTTGGGAAGTGTATTCCCTGCGGCGGCAGAGCCTCTTTGGAGAAGTATTATAGCTGTAGCCATTCTTTTATTTTTGGGGCTGATGAATATTGCCGGAGTAAGAATTTCAAAGATTGTAAACAATGTTATTACAATCGGAAAATTAGTGCCTCTTATCTTCTTTATTCTTTTAGGTATCTTTTTTATTCAAGGTGATAATTTTCAGCCTATGCAGTCGGTAGGAGCCTTAACCACAACTTCTTTCGGAGCTGCGGCTCTTTTAATATTTTATCCTTTTACAGGGTTTGAATCCATAGCCGTTGCAGCGGAAGATATGGATAAGCCTGAAAAAAATGTTCCTCTTGCTATTGTTTTGGTAATAAGCGGAGTTTCGGTTTTTTACATACTTATTCAAGTTGTTGCTATTGGTATTTTGGGCGACGGGCTTACAGCAAGTGAGGCACCCATTGCCGATGCTGCTGCCAAGTTTTTAGGTCCCGTTGCAAAAGCGGTTGTTACAACCGGAACCTTGGTTTCAATAGGAGGAATAAATGTTGCTTCTTCTTTCTTGGCTCCTCGAAGTGCAGTAGCTCTTGCCGATGACGGTTTTTTACCCAAATTCGTAACTAAAAGAAACAAAAAAGATGTTCCCTACATCGCCGTTATTTTAACGACTGCCTTAACAGCCTTGGTTTGCTTAACCGGCAGCTTTTCAAAATTGGCTGCAATTTCGGTTGTTTCCCGCTTTGCTCAATACATCCCGACCTGTCTTGCAATTTTGGTATTTAGAAAGCGCGGTATGAAAGGCTCTTTTAGAATTCCGGGAGTTTATGTTGTTTCACTTTTGGCGGTAGGTATAAGTCTTTGGCTTTTGTACAATTCCAGCTTAGACAAAATAATATTCGGTTTGGGCGGTCTTGTAGTCGGAGCTGTTTTCTACGTTATAATGAAACTAACACAGAAAAAAACTAACTAAACTTTTTGTCTTAAAAAATATTTTGATATTTTAGTTTAAAACCGGCTTGATAATCGGGGTTTAAAGCTCTGATTTTAGCCGGTTTTTTATTAACGTTATTTAAAGAATTCTTTTAAAATCATCTTATTTTATTGACATATGGGGCTTTTCTGCCGATAATAGATAAGGACTATGTGTAAATTTAAACTAAATTTGCGAAAACGCTCCCTATTGGGCCTCGTATTTTTTAATATTCTCTTAATATCTGTTTTTTCTGAAGAAGCAGTGTTAAATTTCGGCGGAAAATTGGGCTGGAACAATCTTTTTTATTCCAACAATGTAGAACAAAGAAACGGAAAATTCGGATTCCAATCTATCGGCCTTTCTTCGGCGCCTCAAGGCATTACCGAAACTACGGATATGTATCTTAGTTTTGACTTTAAAGATACTGTTGAAGAAACCGGTGCTTATTCCGTAGTAAGTTCTTCAATACTTCATATCGAAGCCGATAAGGCAAAATTTGGAGAAGGTGCTGCTTTATGTGATTATAACTCCGGCAAAGAAAGTCTTATATTAAAACCTGCAAAGGGTGCTTTTTTTTCGGGAGATAAAATATTAAAATCTTTTACAATAGAATTTTGGTTATGCCCTCAAACTACCGAAAGCGGAAGTACTATTTTACGCTGGTGGACATCATTAGTTGACGGCCGAAAGACAATGTACCAAAATATTGCGGCGAGTATTTTTAACAATAAACTGGAATGGTCTTTTTTAAATATATGGCAGGATAAAAATAACAAGGGAATCGATGTAAGGCTCTCGGGAAAATCAAACATAATTCCCGAAATTTGGAGTCACCATCTTATCACCTATGACGAAAATACAGGGCTTTTGGAATACAGAATGAACGGAAAATCCGAAGCCATTGTTTATATGACCGATACCGGAAGAGAAAATAAACATGTCCTATATTCCGTGCTTGGTTACCCATCCGATGTTTTAATAGCACTGAATTATTCCGGGCTTATAGATGAACTTAAAGTAACAAACTTTTTTACCAAATTCGGAATGCCTTGGGAAATATCTTCTCTGTTTGAAAAATATCCGCAGGAAGGCGGCCGCATCGAGACAAATATAATCGATACGGGTGGGGATAAGTCTAAACCTCTTTTCTTAAAAGCTTCATATGAAAGACCTGAGCAAACAGATGCGGAATTTTTTATCAGAGCTGCTGACAGTCCTTTTAATTGGAACGGAACCTATCCTGAATGGAAAAGCATAAGACCGAATGAAGCCATTAAAAATATTTCTGGCCGGTTTTTTCAGATTGCATGTAATATTTATCCCGATGCAGACGGTTTAAAATCTCCGCTCATTCATTCATTTTCTTTAGAATATGAAAAAGACAGCGAGCCCCTTCCGCCGGTAAAAATTATTGCCAGGGCAGGGGATTCATCTGTTGAGCTTTCATGGGCTCCTTCAATCGATACGGATGTAAAAGGATATTTGATTTATTTTGGAAATAGGAGGGGCGAGTACTTTGATGAGAATTCTCCTATTGATGTAGGAAATGTGACAAAGTATAAGATAGAAAATTTACAAAACGGTAAATTATACTTTTTTGCGATAGCCGCTTATGATGAAGATAAGGGCAAACATGCCGGCGATACATCAAAAGAGGTATGGGCAAGACCTTTGCAAAGTAAAAAGGAAGGAATGAATGTCGAGTAATTTGAACATTATAATCGAACAAGCTAACTCTGCTATTTTATCCCGCGATTATGATTTTGCGGAGAAGGTTTTGCTAAATCAACTTAAAAAAGAGAAGAAAACTCCTGATGAATATTATCTTCTAAAAACTACTTTAGGAAAACTCTACATCCGATCCGGAGATTTAAAAAAAGGCCTGCAGGTTTATAGAGAGTTAAATTCTTTTCATCCCAACAACATTGATATCTTAAATAATATGGGAATAATATACCGCCGTCTTAACATGTTTAATGAGTCGGTTGTTATATTGGAAAAAGCAAAGGCTATAGACAATAAAAACGAAACAACTCTTTATAATTTGGGTAATACATATAAACAGAAAGGCGATTATAAAAACGCAATTCAATGTTTTACCGATGTACTGGAAATGAAACCGGATGATGCCCTTGCATATAACCACTTAGCCAGTGTGTATTTTTTATGTAAAGATTATCAAAAAGCCCTTGAAACTTATAAAATAGGTTTAAAAGTAGATCCGAATCATCCTTTTTTAAACTTTAACCTTGCAGAACTTTATAAGGCAAAAAAGCTTTATAAGGAAGCTGTAAATTCATATCATACTGCGATAAAAACAAAACCCAACTGGATTGAGGCTTTGATAGCGATAGCTGATTGTTATGTTGAAATGGACGAGCTGAAAAAAGCGATTGACACATATAAAATTATTATAGAAGCAAATGGTAAGTCCGAAGAGAATTTGACAAAGCTGGCAAATCTTTATGAAAAAAATCATGAAGACCAAAATGCCGAAGATTTTTATAAAAAAGCTGTCTCTTTAAATGAAAATTTTTTGCCTGCTGTTTTGGGATATTCCAATATGCTTAAAACCCAAAAAAGATATTTCGATGCCTATAATATTTTGATAAGTAATAAAGATAAACATCCTGATAGTAAGGAGTTGTTATTAAGCACGGCAGACATCTGTTTGATGGTT containing:
- a CDS encoding PadR family transcriptional regulator; its protein translation is MKIVSSDVMRGFNDILIMSVLKKGDSYGYQISKEIEELSEGLYSLKETTLYSALDRYERLGFTVSYDKGEVNGRPRVYFKLTETGKKHLAEKIEEWKSSVELINRFV
- a CDS encoding gamma-glutamyl-gamma-aminobutyrate hydrolase family protein → MKKPIIGITGSCLYEPSAGLFSGYERMYTNTDYVNAVLAAGGVPLMLPIINDEEAVRQQIENLSGIIIMGGYDVEPHFFNEEPLSCLGEVLPKRDIYELKLIKAAKALKKPIFGICRGMQILNVSFGGSLYQDLSLIKRDIQIQHVQKARPQERTHSIKTEANSIMQKVFGKEDMVNSFHHMAVKELAKDFKVTAHAPDGIVEAIEYTGDDFIMGVQFHPEMTAAVHKPSLDLFKEFINHC
- a CDS encoding APC family permease, translated to MENKGKLGLLSICLLGVNAIVGTGVFLLPGKAAKLVGVSSIGIILFDAVLVILIALCFAEAGGLFKKNGGPYVYAKEAFGEFVGFEVGFMKWAIMIIAWAAMAVGFPTALGSVFPAAAEPLWRSIIAVAILLFLGLMNIAGVRISKIVNNVITIGKLVPLIFFILLGIFFIQGDNFQPMQSVGALTTTSFGAAALLIFYPFTGFESIAVAAEDMDKPEKNVPLAIVLVISGVSVFYILIQVVAIGILGDGLTASEAPIADAAAKFLGPVAKAVVTTGTLVSIGGINVASSFLAPRSAVALADDGFLPKFVTKRNKKDVPYIAVILTTALTALVCLTGSFSKLAAISVVSRFAQYIPTCLAILVFRKRGMKGSFRIPGVYVVSLLAVGISLWLLYNSSLDKIIFGLGGLVVGAVFYVIMKLTQKKTN
- a CDS encoding fibronectin type III domain-containing protein — translated: MRTMCKFKLNLRKRSLLGLVFFNILLISVFSEEAVLNFGGKLGWNNLFYSNNVEQRNGKFGFQSIGLSSAPQGITETTDMYLSFDFKDTVEETGAYSVVSSSILHIEADKAKFGEGAALCDYNSGKESLILKPAKGAFFSGDKILKSFTIEFWLCPQTTESGSTILRWWTSLVDGRKTMYQNIAASIFNNKLEWSFLNIWQDKNNKGIDVRLSGKSNIIPEIWSHHLITYDENTGLLEYRMNGKSEAIVYMTDTGRENKHVLYSVLGYPSDVLIALNYSGLIDELKVTNFFTKFGMPWEISSLFEKYPQEGGRIETNIIDTGGDKSKPLFLKASYERPEQTDAEFFIRAADSPFNWNGTYPEWKSIRPNEAIKNISGRFFQIACNIYPDADGLKSPLIHSFSLEYEKDSEPLPPVKIIARAGDSSVELSWAPSIDTDVKGYLIYFGNRRGEYFDENSPIDVGNVTKYKIENLQNGKLYFFAIAAYDEDKGKHAGDTSKEVWARPLQSKKEGMNVE